catcactaacgtatcatgtttaaccggagaattagggaagcagatgttcgaaggtgtaatagctgttgagtttcattcctcagttatcgagttccataactataaaacttaaaaatggtttgctttaaaatcaaaagaaccaattcaccgttgctgttgagaaaagtgtatgccaggcaaaacaagttgcatctcggtagcctgaaagttaactgacaaaataatttgcctgtgtttaaaattaacaaatataccaatacatcactaacggggtttgaacccgtgacctcgcgattccggtgcgacgctctaaccaactgagctatgaagccactgacgttgggagctggtcatttctgggttctaatgatcccgtgaggaatgaatcaatgatgtcattcctcacgggaccattagaacccacaaatgaccagctcccaatgtcagtggcttcatagctcagttggttagagcgtcgcaccggaatcacgaggtcacgggttcaaaccccgttgaagtcctaaatttttcaggcttctctgcgcaattgcaaaaattgctctgcgaagatcatagcctcacttgatttcatatccgcagttcatatatgattcatttcatataccatttcatcacatcactaacgtttcatgtttaaccggagaattagggaagcagatgttggaatagctgttgagttttattcctcagttatcgagttccataagtataaaacttaaaaattgattgctttaaaatcagaaaagaaccaattcaccgttgctgttgagaaaagtgtatgccaggcaaaacaagttgcatctcggtagcctgaaagtcaactgacaaaataatttgcctgtgtttaaattaacaaatataccaatacatcactaacgttccatgtttaaccggagaattagggaagcagatgttcgaaggtgtaatagctgttgaattttattcctcagttatcgagttccataagtataaaacttaaaaatggtttgctttaaaatcacaaaaagaaccaattcaccgttactgttaagaaaagtgtatgccaggcaaaacaagttgcatgaTCTCGGttgcctgaaagttaactgacaaaataatttgcctgtgtttaaattaacaaatataccaatacatcactaacgttccATGTTTAACCGGataattagggaagcagatgttcgaaggtgtaatagctgttgaattttattcctcagttatcgagttccataagtataaaacttaaaaatggtttgctttaaaatcacaaaaagaaccaattcaccgttactgttaagaaaagtgtatgccaggcaaaacaagttgcatgaTCTCGGttgcctgaaagttaactgacaaaataatttgcctgtgtttaaattaacaaatataccaatacatcactaacgtttcatgtttaaccggagaattagggaagcagaatgttcgaaggtgtaatagctgttgagttttattcctcagttatcgagttccataagtataaaacttaaaaatggattgctttaaaatcagaaagaaaccaattcaccgttgctgttgagaaaagtgtatgccaggcaaaacaagttgcatctcggtagcctgaaagtcaactgacaaaataatttgcctgtgtttaaattaacaaatataccaaaacatcactaacgttccatgtttaaccggagaattagggaagcagatgttcgaaggtgtaatagctgttgagttttattcctcagttatcgagttccataagtataaaacttaaaaatggtttgctttaaaatcaaaagaaccaattcaccgttgctgttgagaaaagtgtatgccaggcaaaacaagttgcatctcggaagcctgaaagttaagaaataatttgcctgtgtttaaattaacaaatacaccaatacatcactaacgtttcatgtttaaccggagaattagggaagcagatgttcgaaggtgtaatagctgttgagttttattcctcagttatcgagttccataactataaaacttaaaaatggattgctttaaaatcagaaaagaaccaattcaccgttgctgttgagaaaagtgtatgccaggcaaaacaagttgcatctcggcagcctgaaagttaagaaataatttgcctgtgtttaaattaacaaatacaccaatacatcactaacttttcatgtttaaccggagaattagggaagcagatgttcgaaggtgtaatagctgttgagttttattcctcagttatcgagttccataagtataaaacttaaaaatggattggtttaaaatcagaaaagaaccaattcaccgttgctgttgagaaaagtgtatgccaggcaaaacaagttgcatctcggtagcctgagagttaagatataatttggctgtgtttaaattaatttgaaataaagagaatagagaaataattttccattttttaattgcatgatgctagccgttgtaaaccgtgttttagaaacaCATCAAACATCACTCaacattaatttaaagtaatttgagttatttgtcgtcattaaaactttatgacgaagtcggtCCAATAAATGTGTCGAGATTAgcacctctctctccctttgtctctcgctctgcctttttagtgtgagtcttgttacaactcccactgagattttggtaatttttttttacctaaacagcggggacccacattcctgacccaagttaagctcctcatgagATTCATTTATATCTCCCACATAATGAGATACTGACTCAATTTAATGTATTGCAAAAAAATCAGCTTCTTGTCAACACCTTCGCCGTGAGTAAACCGTTTACTCATGGCGAACTTTGGTCAATATATAAGCTGTATATTGCTTGACTTTACGCTACAAAGTTGAGATTCAGTAGAACTGGATTTTGCCAACGACCACAGCCTGTGACATAGTGACATTAGTGGTACTGAGGTGGCGCCGGGTCATCAAACACCTAGGATACTCACGATGCCCGGCCGGGTAGAAAATAATGCCCATACTTTATTTTAACGAAGTCCCGAGACACATTTCATTTTTAACTGTGACATCGCTCTCTTGGTGATTGAGGCATGGATTGGAAGACAAGAGCTTTGCTCTGCAGCACCCGCACTGTGATACTCTATCGTTCGTCACTTTTTTCATCGTATACGTATTTCTAATATGATTTTACTCAtctattcggaaaaaaaaatcaattgatgAATTTGGTTTAGTGAGCGTACGACGATTACtcaatttgcattttccaaGACCAGGGTCATGGTAACTTCGAAAGTGTAAACTTGAATAAAAAATTTGGGGTGTGTTTTgtgtttgaaataattttaaataccTTAATTAAAAAACGCTTTCACGACCTTGTTGTTGATCTTCCATTTCACTACAGAGTCACATTACTCTGCTTATTGTCAAtcgtctttttctttcaattgttatttaAAGATTCCTTTATCTTTTTCTGTGATATTGACAGTATTTGTGGGCGCATATTCTTGTAACTaaatcttgaccaaacaagAGGCGAAGGCATTTAATCCTGAAAGAGATTTGTTAATTCTCGCATTATTTTGATTAGTTCTGTGCTTGTCAGTGGTTGATAGGTGCGTTTCTCTTGCTGGGCTAAGAGTCACATACCCATTGTATCGTCTTTGCAAAGCTGCGAATAAGCCTAACAGCTGAAAAGACGCTTTAAAAAGGTGCACTTAAGGTTCCTCATCAAAAGGGGAAAAGGTCTAAATCGAAATCGAGGCATAGACAGAAACGTGCGTGTCCGCATCTGTCATTCTGTGGTACAACGTCTAACCAGGATATTAATACTTGTTTTATCTGCGGTGGAGCAACTGGGGTCAACAGCAGAGACTTATGTGACTTGGTCACTTCTCAAAAAGCTCGTCCTTCTTATCTGGTGTAATTCACAATAACACAAAAAAAGGAATCGTACATCGAGTAATATGACTTGCGCAACAGTCATGTGTTCATCGGATTAAGTTTCCCACATTTACGCGTAACAACGGTTGCGAAACGCCGAAGGAAGTCATTAGAAAAAAGCCCGGAGAACTAACAGTGCAGGTTTATTAGagtgaatgaaaatttatgATATCGGCGAAGTCAAGCAGCTTGCTTGAGTAACCGGCTCCCTTGTCGATAGCCGTGGGGTTTCCAGAGTAATCAACGGTGTTGTTTCCGCGATCACACGGGCTTTATGAGgaattaattaatcaacaaaattaaagTGTCAACTGCGCTACTGATTTATATCAAACGGCACATTGGCTTGTACAAATCACACAGTTTGGAGAAGAGAGAGTGGAATCACTTATCGCCTACTTACGAAATAAATTTCAGAAACTGAAGCGGTACGTCTTCATTCACCAATTATCAGTACGGTGTAAACTAAAGGACAAGTCAGTCTGTCAGTTTGTCATATTATGCTCAATGGCAACAAGCAATAGCAGTGACCCCGAAATACAATGTGAATATCATAGCGATACACGCATGGAACAAGTTTTCAAGTTAACTGCCTATTTCATCATCCTGTTTGGCTCTCTAATAGGCAATGTGCTGGTCATACTTGTTGTTGTCTTGAACAGACATATGCGAACTGTCACAAACTATCTGATCGTGAACATGGCCGTTGCCGACCTTTTGGTAACAGCTTTTAACATGCCAGTCACAATGAAAGTTATAGCGACTCGCAGCATGGACTGGTCTGCCACTTTGTGCAAGGTCATCCCTTTCACACGGTCACTGTCTGTAGCAAGCTCAGTTTTTACTTTGGCAGCTATCTCTATTGACCGTTTTCTAGCTATCATGTTCCCCCTCAAGCGGTACGTGACATTTTCCATAGCATGTATCATGATTGCAGTGGTGTGGATAGTTGGAATCGCCGTCAGCTCTCCGATCTTTTACGCCATGAAAATCTTTTTCGACGAACAAGCCCAAAAAAGTTATTGCTTGGAGATATGGACTCCGGTCTTCACAGAAAATGCGGCCAGAGACTTCACAATCGTTCTTTTCGCAGCTTTTTATGTTCTTCCCCTTTTAACTATGTCCGTCTTGTACAGTTTCCTTATTCACAATCTTTGGGTCAGAAAAGTCCCTGGAGTTCAAACGCAAGCAAATCAACGTCGCGCTGACAGGTCCAAGAAAAAGGTTCTGAAGATGCTACTCGCAGTTGTAGTGGTTTTTGCACTGTCCTGGCTGCCACTTTACATCACGCAGTTTCTCGTATTCTTTGGCCAAGAAACGTTTCCATGTGGTGCCCCGACCACTTTGGGTTTCCTGGGATACTTTCTTGGCTATGCAAATAGCGCCATCAATCCGGCCATGTATGCTGTATTTAACAGTCACTTTCGCAAAGGCTTCAGAGACCTGTTGCTTTGTCGCTGTCGTCGAAACAGAATTGTTCCGCTAGTAACTCAACGTGAAGCAGTTGGTACCCGCGGCAACACCGCTCTTAGGCCtgcccggaatgaaattttacacagctacaattgggcattctaaatttcccagttcctcagttatccagttccatgagtataaaacttaaaaatggtttgctttaaaatcagaaaagaaccaattcacctttgctgttgagaaaagtgtatgccaggcaaaacaagttatatctcggtagcctgaaagttaagaaataatttgcctgtgtttaaattaacaaatacaccaatacatcactaacgtttcatgtttaaccggagaactagggaagcagatgttcgaaggtgtaatagctgttgagttttattcctcagttatcaagttccataagtataaaacttaaaaatggattggtttaaaatcagaaaagaaccaattcaccgttgctgttgagaaaagtgtatgccaggcaaaacaagttgcatctcggtagcctgaaagttaactgacaaaataatttgcctgtgtttaaattaacaaatacaccaatacatcactaacgtttcatgtttaaccggagaattagggaagcagatgttcgaaggtgtaatagctgttg
The genomic region above belongs to Montipora capricornis isolate CH-2021 chromosome 8, ASM3666992v2, whole genome shotgun sequence and contains:
- the LOC138013517 gene encoding neuropeptide FF receptor 2-like encodes the protein MATSNSSDPEIQCEYHSDTRMEQVFKLTAYFIILFGSLIGNVLVILVVVLNRHMRTVTNYLIVNMAVADLLVTAFNMPVTMKVIATRSMDWSATLCKVIPFTRSLSVASSVFTLAAISIDRFLAIMFPLKRYVTFSIACIMIAVVWIVGIAVSSPIFYAMKIFFDEQAQKSYCLEIWTPVFTENAARDFTIVLFAAFYVLPLLTMSVLYSFLIHNLWVRKVPGVQTQANQRRADRSKKKVLKMLLAVVVVFALSWLPLYITQFLVFFGQETFPCGAPTTLGFLGYFLGYANSAINPAMYAVFNSHFRKGFRDLLLCRCRRNRIVPLVTQREAVGTRGNTALRPARNEILHSYNWAF